GCGCAGGCGCCGGGGCGGCAAGGCCCCTATGTGGAGCTTCTTCAACCTCTACTTCTTCGGCATCGAGCTCGCCAAGCTCACGGCGGTCACCGCGGTGGTGTACGTCCAGGAGAACGTCGGCTGGGGCTGGGGCCTCGGCGTGCCCACCATCGCCATGTTCGTCGCCGTCATCGGCTTCGTGTCCGGGTACTCGCTGTACGTCAAGATGCCGCCCGGGGGCAGCCCGCTTGTCCGGCTGGCgcaggtcgccgccgccgcgttcaAGAAGCGGAAAGCCGTCGTGACGGACCCTGGCCTCCTGTATGAGGACAAGGCACTCGACGCCGGCATTTCCACCACCGGCCGTCTTCTCCACACCAACCAGTTAAagtaagttagtacaaaaattgatagttttagttttttctcGGCGCGAACAGAGTTAACTGACTGCTTGTGTATATGTTTCTTTGATATAAGGTTCTTTGACAAGGCGGCCATAGTGATGGACGGCGACGTGCTGCCGTCGGGCCAGCCGAAGCTTTGGCGGCTTTCCACGGTGCACCGGGTGGAGGAGATCAAGTCCATCGTCCGCATGCTCCCGATCTGGGCGGCGGGAATCCTCATGGTGACCGCGTCCTCGCACAACAGCAGCTTCGCGATCCAGCAGGCGCGCACCATGGACCGCGGCATCACGAACAACTTCAAGATCCCGCCGGCCTCCATGCTCATCTTCAGCAACCTTGCCATGCTGCTTACCCTCGCCTTCTACGACCGGGTGCTCGTCCGCgtgctccgccgcttcacgggccGCCCCAACGGCATCACCCACCTGCAGCGCGCCGGGGTCGGCATGACAATCGCCATGCTGGCCaacgtggcggcggccgccgtggagCGCAGGCGCCGGTCCGTGGCCGCGGCCAGTGGGATGCTGGACGCGCCCAAGGGCGCCGTGCTGCCCATCAGCGTCTTCTGGCTCGTGCCTCAGTACGCCATCCACGGCATCGCCAACGCCTTCATGGACGTGGGCCGCATGGAGTTCCTCTACGACCAGGCGCCCGAGAGCATGCGCAGCACGGCCGCGGCGCTCTACTGGCTCACCATATCGGCCGGGAGCTACCTCGGCACGCTGCTGGTGACCATCGTGCACGAGAGGACGCAGCGCAGCGGGCAGTGGCTCCAGGACAACCTCAACAGAGGGAGGCTTGATAACTATTACTGGCTTGTCGTCGGGCTGCAGGGTCTTAACCTTGTCTACTACTTCGTCTGCGTCAAGTACTACACCTTCAAGCCGTTGGAGATGGTCGACGAGAGCGACAAGGAGACCGAGCTGTATGGCGGCAATGGAAATGGCACCAAGAACGCCAAGAAGAGTGCAAGCTTCAGGTAACTAAATTAGAATGCGCGTTTTGATCTCTATCCCCCAGCTCGAAGAATAGTTGGGTTATTGGGATGGAATAATGGTACAGTAACAACCAGATGATGTATCTTCTTGTCGTCATATACAGTGCATATTCTTCAGTCAGTCAAATGAGTTGTTTCTCGGTGGATCAAAATCTTTTCGTCTGTTTTGTACTTGCGAAAATATCAATGTGTGGATTTGACGGTTCTCGGTGGCATGGCGAGCGATTATTTCTGGCGTAAATTGCACATGCGGTCTGTCAACTATGCGGCTGCTTGGGCCGGGCGAATGCCCTACTTTGCGCccccgcaaaaagaaaaatgcctTCCTTTtcggaaagaaaagaaatattccTTCCGgttttaaatacttgtcgtggttttagtgcaaatttgcggGCAACTATggaggaacggagggagtagtacccAGCTACCGAGGCATACTGGAAATCTTGGGATATACTGTCGAAGAATTCAcaaaatatttgaattcaaatctTTCCACCATTTCATAAAAGAGGCTTGCTACCCTAATTGCTACCGAAAATAGACAATGGCAGAGCAGTTAGTGGTATTCATTGCTTTCGCCTTCTGTAATTGACCTTTGTTGACGTAGACGGCAATGGGGTTCCAACAAGTCAACAACAAGAGTGACGAAGCGTGTCTCCGCTTCAGAATGTGGATGAGTGGCGTGACAATCTCCATCGCCAGTAGAGTTTCATGACCATGCCTGTCTGCCTGACATGGTGTGCTGGATGCTATACAAAAAATATAGATTAATTTTTAAATTGATTGTTTTGGAGCACCATGTTTTGCTTGATGCCATGGCTGGTGTTGTGACTAGTGAGTGCGTGTGCATGATGTATGCAATCATGGCGACATGTTTGTCATCCCCGAGCTCGCCTAAAGCTCACAGATGGCGAGCTGACCCCAGGCTCGGCCTGAAGCGGAATCAAGCCTGAAAGCGAGGCTCGGTTCGGGCATTGATTAAGCTCGGGCCGAGCTCGGGAGCTCGACGAGCCCAGCAACAAAACCGGCATAACTTTAGTTTTTCGGCATTTTAGAAGAAACTAAACCATTTGAAAAGGCGCGCGCAGTACTGCAGTCTGCAGGAGTCGGGGAAGAGTTATGGGCTGCTGGCTTGCTACAGCATGCTGAATGTGACTGGACTGGGGTGAAAGTATTTTAGGCTTTGGGCTCACCGTGCGGCCCGAGCCTATATGGGCTCGGCCCGAAATAATAAACGAACCCATCTTACATGCTCGGCCCAGGCTTTTCAATTTGCGAGCCGTGCTCGAGCTCCTCAGAGCCCAGGCAAGCCGAGCCCGAGCTCAGAAGCTCGGCCCAGACACTGACATGTCTGCATGTTAGGGATCGAGTAGGGGACCCGTGCTGTGTCCGCTTGATGCCGTGGCGTCTCGTGCGAACGCGACGAGGATCATCCCGGGTGTTGGCGACATCAGCCTTAACGGCGCTGCGCATAAAACATCGAGCCGCCAGATATGTTTGTTTTACCGTAGATGAACTCTGATATCTACGCCTAATAATAAAGAAAATAGTGTTTTCTTCCTCGGTCGTTCTCCGGCGTGCAATTTGGGTTTCGGCCTGGGCCCAGCCCAATTAGGGGATCGGTCTGTCCAGCCTACCGAACCACGAATCCGAAAGAAAAAATCGCTTCTACCATCCCTGACGCGTGCGAGATGCTGAGCCTGACCTCAAATCCGCACGCGTGCCGCCAAACCCACTGCTGCACTGCCTCCCCGCGCCTCCGGTGGTCCCCATGAGCCTCTGGATCGATACTGTTTCTCTTCTCTACTGATTAATTGGAGTAGTAAGAAGTTTGCATGATTCCTTTGTTAGTGTAGAACATTTATGTTTAAAagtccgtagcaacgcacgggcagtGCACTTTCTATGACAACCGTAGAATCTCACGACCATGCCGTTGTAGGTCAGTTGTTCGTTGGGGAGAGATCAAACTGTTTTAAACGTCAAATTCTATCTCCAATTTCAGCCCGTTCAGATTTCCTTTTTCCTGGCTATA
The Brachypodium distachyon strain Bd21 chromosome 2, Brachypodium_distachyon_v3.0, whole genome shotgun sequence genome window above contains:
- the LOC100836867 gene encoding protein NRT1/ PTR FAMILY 3.1; this encodes MAEDGKEGTKDAAAEKSKTKEGGFRTMPFILANDFCDRLATVGFGSNLISYLTLQLHLPLVEASNMLTNYHGTTNLTPLVGGLIADSFAGRFWTITVGSIIYQLGMVCLTLSAAIPSLRPPPCAKHGAECQRASAYQIAILYLSLLCTSIGSGGTRPCNMAFGADQLELDARRRRGGKAPMWSFFNLYFFGIELAKLTAVTAVVYVQENVGWGWGLGVPTIAMFVAVIGFVSGYSLYVKMPPGGSPLVRLAQVAAAAFKKRKAVVTDPGLLYEDKALDAGISTTGRLLHTNQLKFFDKAAIVMDGDVLPSGQPKLWRLSTVHRVEEIKSIVRMLPIWAAGILMVTASSHNSSFAIQQARTMDRGITNNFKIPPASMLIFSNLAMLLTLAFYDRVLVRVLRRFTGRPNGITHLQRAGVGMTIAMLANVAAAAVERRRRSVAAASGMLDAPKGAVLPISVFWLVPQYAIHGIANAFMDVGRMEFLYDQAPESMRSTAAALYWLTISAGSYLGTLLVTIVHERTQRSGQWLQDNLNRGRLDNYYWLVVGLQGLNLVYYFVCVKYYTFKPLEMVDESDKETELYGGNGNGTKNAKKSASFR